Part of the Tidjanibacter massiliensis genome is shown below.
GGGCGAAGTCATGGGGACGGGTGTCCGCACATTCGCCGATACGCTGAATGCTCCCGTAGCGGATGTCGCGTCCGTGCTGGGACACGAAAAGGCCGGCTCATTACGCCGGATGATAGGACTGAACGACCGCTATATGTTCATACGCGACCTGTTCGGCGGGGATGCGGACGCCTACGAGGAAGCCTTGTCGCGTCTCGACGGCTTCACCTCGATAGAAGACGCCATGCTCTTCATACACGACCGCTACGGGTGGAACAGTTCCAGCGAAGCAGCTCTTCTGCTCTCCGATATGCTGGCCAGAAAACTGTTGTAACGCTGCGTCATGGGTAAACTTTACATTGTCCCTACGCCGATAGGGAATCTGGAAGATATCACGCTGCGCGCTGTGCGCGTGTTGAAAGAGGCCGATGTCGTACTGGCAGAAGATACGCGCACGACGGCCGTATTGCTGAAACATCTCGGCATAGAGAAGCGTATGTTCGCCCACCACAAATTCAACGAACACGCCGCCGTGGAGTCGGTTGCCGCCCGCATCGAAAGCGGCGAGACAATCGCTCTCGTCTCCGATGCGGGGACACCGGGCATTTCCGACCCCGGTTTCCTGCTCGTGCGCACCTGCATCGCGCACGGCGTGGAGGTGGAGACGCTTCCCGGAGCTACGGCTTTTGTTCCTGCACTGATACAGAGCGGGTTCCCGGCAGACCGTTTCTGTTTCGAGGGATTCCTTCCGCAGAAGAAGGGGCGAAACAAACGATTGGAACAACTGAAAGAGGAGACGCGTACCATAATATTCTACGAATCGCCCTACCGGGTAGTGAAAACATTGGAACAGCTCGCAGTGCTGTTCGGGCCGGAACGGCCCGTATCGGTCTCCCGCGAATTGACCAAAAAGTTCGAGGAAACGGTCAGGGGAAGGCTGGACGAAGTGGCTGCCCATTTCAGGGAGCACGAACCGAAAGGGGAATTCGTCATCGTTCTTGCCGGCCGGCAGGCCACACGGGCCGCGGAAAATGAAGGTATCGACGACAAATGATTGGAAGCCATGAAAGAAGAGGATAAAAAAAGGAAAAAAAGAGTTTACAAGACACTGATAGGACGTTTTTTCGGTAACGTGCGTGACCGCTTCGACCTCGGCGAGGACAATGCAACGCAGGCGGAGGTGG
Proteins encoded:
- the rsmI gene encoding 16S rRNA (cytidine(1402)-2'-O)-methyltransferase, with product MGKLYIVPTPIGNLEDITLRAVRVLKEADVVLAEDTRTTAVLLKHLGIEKRMFAHHKFNEHAAVESVAARIESGETIALVSDAGTPGISDPGFLLVRTCIAHGVEVETLPGATAFVPALIQSGFPADRFCFEGFLPQKKGRNKRLEQLKEETRTIIFYESPYRVVKTLEQLAVLFGPERPVSVSRELTKKFEETVRGRLDEVAAHFREHEPKGEFVIVLAGRQATRAAENEGIDDK